In Deltaproteobacteria bacterium, the DNA window TTCCTTCGTGAACCCCTTGCCCGCGAGAGCCACTTCATCCCGGGTGGCTTCATCCGCACGGCCGCCCATTAATGCGGTCCAGGGAACCTTCAGTTCATTAACCGCGCCAATATGGATCCATCCTCTCTGTTCGTTGTAGGTTACGTTTAACCAATCCCCCTTCTGTTCAGTGCTCTCTATCTTCTCTCCGTAAGGGATCCAGGCAATGGCGGGTGCAAAAAAACGATTCTCCTTTCTGAAAGCAACCTCCTGGACAACAACCGTGTAAGTACTTGCTGCAGCGGTAGTCGTCATCATGATGAACGCACACAATAAAAAAATGGTCTTCTTCATGGTATTCCCCCTCATCTGGATTTTGTCTTTTCTCATCCACTCATTTCTCCGTCAGTCGGTGGATACCTTTCCAGCCAGCGGGCGGCGGATTTTTCATGAAAGTCCGGCATCGTTCAATAAAGAGACGGGAAGGGCTGTCTTCAGGGGAGATGTCCAGTGCTTCCGAAAATTTTGCAAGGGCATCTTCCCATTCCGTGTCCCGGTAATGGTGAAGGCCGACAGCAAAAAGTCTCATGGTTTGTTTCATCTTTTCAGAAAGCTTACCTCTTTTTGCAAGTAGTTCATATATTCGAACCGGCCTTTCTTTTCCTTTCACCTGAATGAGGTCAAGCTCCCGTGCTTCCACGAATTCCTTTGCAAGTAAATAAGTCTCTTCGCTGATAATTATCTGGACGCCGTAAGCCTTCCCCGCGCCTTCAAGCCTCGAGGCAAGATTTACATTGTCTCCGATGACCGTGAAATCAAATCGTCTGCTGGATCCCATATTCCCGATGATCATTGCCCCCGTGTTAATGCCTATCCGCGAATATACCGGAGGCAGTCCCATTCTAATAAACTCCTCTCGCAGTATGGTAAGCCGTGCCTGATTTTCAAGAGCCGCAATACAGGCCTCATGTGCGTGGTTTTTCAGATGGAGCGGTGCACCCCAGAAAGCCATGATGGCGTCCCCCTCAAACTTGTCTATAATGCCTCCGCTTTCGAGAATGATATCAGACATCGCTGTCAGGTAGGTATTCAAAAGAAAAACCACTTTTTCCGGAGTGAGCTTTTCCGAGATTTCAGTGAATCCGGCGATGTCTGAGAAAAAAACGGTAAGCACACGCTTTTCACCGCCGAGACGAAGCTTTTCTGGATTTTTCAAAAGATCCTGTATGAGGTGATCTGACATGTAGTGTGAGAAGGTCTGTTTGATCTGCCGTTTCTGTCTTCCCTCGGTTGCATAGCTGAACGCGGATGTCAGGACGAAGGTACACACAAGAGTTACAGCGGGCATTACTCCATCAACCCAGAAGCCCCAGTGGAAAGCAAGGGCAATAATGGCGCCGACAGTGACGCCGCATAAGAGAAACGTTAGCAGTAAAAACCACAGGCCGGTTGCAAACATGATCGTCAC includes these proteins:
- a CDS encoding adenylate/guanylate cyclase domain-containing protein yields the protein MRFTTLFDRRDKIIAGVIVGLMAWILAFLPTLFGFFESFELKSYDMLCRAFVSDATSPSDIVLVAVDQASLDTALHEGITWPWPRQMYAPIIRFATLSGAKAVIFDILFTEPSSYGVEDDRILAQAIKENGRSCLPLFLSQEKRRPKSWEQSVLKRSAIPVTGPADFEILKNDSLIPPIEILSESSNCFGNVKVFPDADGIYRRIPLFSRYQSDFIPSLGLAAYQNIMDPVPLIISGRNLMIGENVIPADGQNQLLLTFYNPENGFRQYSAFNVISSYLSIMENREPSYPRDVFKDSIIFIGLTAPGLFDMKPTPVRSASPGTVIHATLLSNLIRGDFRYKVPEYGVFLFSAALAILVSVTIMFATGLWFLLLTFLLCGVTVGAIIALAFHWGFWVDGVMPAVTLVCTFVLTSAFSYATEGRQKRQIKQTFSHYMSDHLIQDLLKNPEKLRLGGEKRVLTVFFSDIAGFTEISEKLTPEKVVFLLNTYLTAMSDIILESGGIIDKFEGDAIMAFWGAPLHLKNHAHEACIAALENQARLTILREEFIRMGLPPVYSRIGINTGAMIIGNMGSSRRFDFTVIGDNVNLASRLEGAGKAYGVQIIISEETYLLAKEFVEARELDLIQVKGKERPVRIYELLAKRGKLSEKMKQTMRLFAVGLHHYRDTEWEDALAKFSEALDISPEDSPSRLFIERCRTFMKNPPPAGWKGIHRLTEK